From a single Sander vitreus isolate 19-12246 chromosome 4, sanVit1, whole genome shotgun sequence genomic region:
- the perm1b gene encoding uncharacterized protein perm1b isoform X2: MDDLDHSMHIAEYDWTSFYEECEELCLLQPSLACHDSSILSDSEDSENSSSVFGTSQQEQQQSSPANCDDAESSAAVCCTEEENCTGCVKYISVQIIQSGSGEGQDDLTTKAELCLNHPEGTTIPIAEHNTEKTNDIITTTLQTEQLNVQSSDGDVQMESDIRELKSTQESDPLSCSRTELNVNEPHTTDRAESEGVSGGALRAEKERWFVTVNDSPARQRVCAASVKRKRRQKKTRKDDHMWRPGQEKSLESSLKFEIMKDKNESEEGTYTEHVTQANQNLVQKSVGYLSAEEDLENVQMGVISDSSQMSSTSGEEDNLSENLVMSHSTKDNIIEPTIDRTLQNTSTSAATPHQDLSQLDSVESDELEDDVKFFSIHSLDSESYLSATESVEELQHLLVEHQQLQSSSSLTENSSLFNLTENTKADTTQDREVHSCASTLSCNVIATNAKGHESADVQPTLTFPSVGQSADKMPDDNSTCDNDTHSTLPPNTPGVQKHEVNLSASDCSSGDQLLPIPDLTVTFCSVADSPETYAETVGHIRPVYAISAFWDEMEKLTIHDILQLRMGRSTPPRETQETVTPSVDDHSSLINTAEYNFFNGGLMDTSDTADSDYFTQPDESKPDRSSCELSTSDFEEEYWQFLGASRNPSPDPQSKKQRSTSDSPFLAHEEEDSTGSEGKETPVPLEDFTSKCFEDQDSNAFISSELAWPRQITKSKSMHNVQALNTEDLSLQLLLGNDESSLLLSSCPSLEENVVLKASDSVGTLIPAPFLDEHYQVSFPEMFEYLLRENKTNGDSRCVTFYEPEDISLAPVFDYTLCTFRDEMSFFSLHDCQRSDERPIPIFSCSHPTVRELTFPHLNYVFFCKEEDDISPIRVVSGSFIQGSDCGAAAPHGFHSWQSLIRKIHFPDKGSIWCRRSGAWVFPVEAEKITMKSADPPITVLTERRVTSTPSQLFRELAVQQRVWEAIQTTRREGIFSTLKQSDMCLVCIAFASWVLKSSDPDTADAWKAV, from the exons GGACAAGCTTTTATGAGGAGTGTGAGGAGCTTTGTCTGCTGCAGCCTTCGCTCGCCTGCCATGATAGCTCAATCCTCAGTGATTCAGAGGATTCGGAAAACTCAAGTTCAGTCTTTGGCACAAGCCAACAGGAGCAACAGCAAAGCTCTCCTGCAAACTGTGATGACGCTGAAAGCAGCGCTGCAGTATGCTGCACGGAGGAAGAGAACTGCACAGGTTGTGTAAAGTATATATCAGTGCAGATTATTCAGAGTGGTTCAGGAGAAGGACAAGATGATCTTACAACAAAAGCTGAACTATGCCTTAATCATCCTGAAGGAACCACCATCCCCATAGCAGAGCACAACACAGAGAAGACAAATGACATCATCACAACCACACTGCAAACTGAGCAACTAAATGTTCAGTCATCAGATGGAGATGTGCAAATGGAGAGTGACATTCGTGAACTCAAATCCACACAGGAATCTGACCCACTTTCTTGCAGCCGAACAGAGCTCAATGTGAATGAACCGCACACTACAGACAGAGCTGAGAGTGAGGGTGTGAGTGGAGGAGCTTTAAGAGCAGAAAAAGAGCGCTGGTTCGTGACAGTGAATGACAGTCCTGCACGACAGCGAGTGTGTGCTGCCTCTGTGAAAAGAAAacggagacaaaaaaaaactcgtAAGGACGATCACATGTGGAGACCTGGGCAAGAGAAATCGCTTGAAAGTAGCCTAAAGTTTGAGATAATGAAAGATAAAAATGAATCTGAGGAAGGAACATACACAGAGCATGTCACACAAGCAAACCAAAACTTGGTGCAAAAATCAGTAGGGTATCTAAGTGCTGAAGAAGATCTTGAGAACGTTCAGATGGGAGTCATTTCAGATTCATCGCAAATGTCTTCAACGTCTGGTGAAGAAGACAATTTGTCAGAAAACCTGGTGATGTCTCACTCCACCAAAGACAATATCATTgagccaacaatagacagaacATTGCAAAACACAAGCACCTCAGCAGCCACACCCCACCAAGACCTGTCACAGTTAGACAGTGTAGAGTCTGATGAGCTTGAAGACGATGTCAAGTTCTTCTCCATTCACAGTTTGGATTCTGAAAGCTATCTGTCAGCTACTGAATCAGTGGAGGAACTTCAACATCTTCTCGTGGAACACCAACAATTGCAAAGCTCATCATCTCTGACAGAAAACAGCTCTCTATTCAATCTGACTGAGAATACCAAAGCAGACACTACGCAGGACAGAGAAGTGCATTCTTGTGCTAGCACTCTCTCATGCAATGTAATAGCTACCAACGCTAAAGGTCATGAAAGTGCTGATGTTCAGCCCACCCTGACATTTCCATCTGTTGGCCAAAGTGCTGACAAAATGCCAGATGACAACTCCACATGTGATAacgacacacacagcacgctGCCCCCGAATACACCTGGAGTCCAAAAACATGAAGTTAATCTTTCAGCATCTGATTGCTCTTCAGGAGATCAGCTTCTCCCCATTCCTGATTTAACTGTAACATTCTGCTCTGTGGCCGACAGCCCTGAAACATATGCCGAAACCGTGGGCCACATTCGACCTGTGTATGCCATTTCCGCTTTTTGGGATGAAATGGAAAAATTGACGATACATGACATTTTGCAGCTCAGGATGGGTAGAAGCACCCCTCCCAGGGAAACACAAGAAACAGTGACACCAAGCGTAGACGATCACAGCTCTTTGATTAACACTGCGGagtataatttttttaatggtgGTCTGATGGATACATCTGACACTGCTGACTCAGACTATTTCACACAGCCTGACGAATCCAAGCCAGATCGCTCAAGCTGTGAGTTATCCACCTCCGATTTTGAAGAAGAGTACTGGCAGTTTCTTGGCGCCAGTAGGAACCCCAGTCCTGACCCTCAAAGCAAAAAACAACGAAGCACAAGTGACTCTCCTTTCTTAGCACATGAGGAAGAGGACTCCACAGGCTCTGAAGGAAAGGAGACACCTGTGCCTTTAGAGGACTTCACAAGTAAATGTTTTGAGGATCAGGACTCAAATGCTTTCATTTCAAGCGAACTTGCATGGCCGAGACAGATAACAAAAAGCAAAAGCATGCACAACGTACAAGCTCTCAACACAGAGGATTTATCTTTGCAGTTGCTACTTGGGAATGATGAGAGCAGTCTGTTGCTCAGCAGCTGTCCATCTCTGGAGGAAAATGTGGTTTTAAAAGCGAGCGACAGTGTTGGAACACTGATACCTGCACCTTTTCTGGATGAACATTATCAAGTATCCTTCCCTGAAATGTTTGAATACTTACTCAGAGAGAATAAAACAAATGGGGACTCGCGGTGCGTCACCTTCTATGAACCAGAAGACATCTCACTGGCTCCTGTGTTTGACTACACTCTTTGTACATTCAGGGATGAAATGTCATTCTTTTCCCTTCATGATTGCCAGCGCAGTGATGAGAGACCCATACCCATTTTCTCCTGTTCTCATCCCACTGTCAGAGAACTCACATTCCCACATCTGAACTATGTTTTCTTCTGCAAGGAGGAGGACGACATCTCTCCAATCAGAGTTGTGTCTGGCTCTTTCATCCAGGGCAGTGATTGTGGGGCAGCAGCCCCACATGGATTTCATAGCTGGCAAAGTTTGATAAGGAAGATTCACTTTCCCGACAAAGGTAGCATCTGGTGCAGGAGATCTGGTGCCTGGGTGTTCCCAGTTGAGGCTGAGAAGATCACCATGAAGAGTGCGGATCCACCAATAACAGTGCTCACTGAGAGGAGAGTCACTTCAACGCCTTCTCAGTTGTTTAGAGAGCTAGCAGTGCAGCAGAGGGTTTGGGAAGCTATACAGACAACAA GACGAGAGGGCATCTTCTCCACACTGAAGCAGTCAGATATGTGTTTGGTCTGCATTGCTTTTGCCTCCTGGGTGTTAAAATCCTCTGATCCGGATACTGCTGATGCCTGGAAAGCAG TGTAA
- the perm1b gene encoding uncharacterized protein perm1b isoform X1, whose amino-acid sequence MDDLDHSMHIAEYDWTSFYEECEELCLLQPSLACHDSSILSDSEDSENSSSVFGTSQQEQQQSSPANCDDAESSAAVCCTEEENCTGCVKYISVQIIQSGSGEGQDDLTTKAELCLNHPEGTTIPIAEHNTEKTNDIITTTLQTEQLNVQSSDGDVQMESDIRELKSTQESDPLSCSRTELNVNEPHTTDRAESEGVSGGALRAEKERWFVTVNDSPARQRVCAASVKRKRRQKKTRKDDHMWRPGQEKSLESSLKFEIMKDKNESEEGTYTEHVTQANQNLVQKSVGYLSAEEDLENVQMGVISDSSQMSSTSGEEDNLSENLVMSHSTKDNIIEPTIDRTLQNTSTSAATPHQDLSQLDSVESDELEDDVKFFSIHSLDSESYLSATESVEELQHLLVEHQQLQSSSSLTENSSLFNLTENTKADTTQDREVHSCASTLSCNVIATNAKGHESADVQPTLTFPSVGQSADKMPDDNSTCDNDTHSTLPPNTPGVQKHEVNLSASDCSSGDQLLPIPDLTVTFCSVADSPETYAETVGHIRPVYAISAFWDEMEKLTIHDILQLRMGRSTPPRETQETVTPSVDDHSSLINTAEYNFFNGGLMDTSDTADSDYFTQPDESKPDRSSCELSTSDFEEEYWQFLGASRNPSPDPQSKKQRSTSDSPFLAHEEEDSTGSEGKETPVPLEDFTSKCFEDQDSNAFISSELAWPRQITKSKSMHNVQALNTEDLSLQLLLGNDESSLLLSSCPSLEENVVLKASDSVGTLIPAPFLDEHYQVSFPEMFEYLLRENKTNGDSRCVTFYEPEDISLAPVFDYTLCTFRDEMSFFSLHDCQRSDERPIPIFSCSHPTVRELTFPHLNYVFFCKEEDDISPIRVVSGSFIQGSDCGAAAPHGFHSWQSLIRKIHFPDKGSIWCRRSGAWVFPVEAEKITMKSADPPITVLTERRVTSTPSQLFRELAVQQRVWEAIQTTRREGIFSTLKQSDMCLVCIAFASWVLKSSDPDTADAWKAALLANVSALSAIQYLRQYVKKKNPS is encoded by the exons GGACAAGCTTTTATGAGGAGTGTGAGGAGCTTTGTCTGCTGCAGCCTTCGCTCGCCTGCCATGATAGCTCAATCCTCAGTGATTCAGAGGATTCGGAAAACTCAAGTTCAGTCTTTGGCACAAGCCAACAGGAGCAACAGCAAAGCTCTCCTGCAAACTGTGATGACGCTGAAAGCAGCGCTGCAGTATGCTGCACGGAGGAAGAGAACTGCACAGGTTGTGTAAAGTATATATCAGTGCAGATTATTCAGAGTGGTTCAGGAGAAGGACAAGATGATCTTACAACAAAAGCTGAACTATGCCTTAATCATCCTGAAGGAACCACCATCCCCATAGCAGAGCACAACACAGAGAAGACAAATGACATCATCACAACCACACTGCAAACTGAGCAACTAAATGTTCAGTCATCAGATGGAGATGTGCAAATGGAGAGTGACATTCGTGAACTCAAATCCACACAGGAATCTGACCCACTTTCTTGCAGCCGAACAGAGCTCAATGTGAATGAACCGCACACTACAGACAGAGCTGAGAGTGAGGGTGTGAGTGGAGGAGCTTTAAGAGCAGAAAAAGAGCGCTGGTTCGTGACAGTGAATGACAGTCCTGCACGACAGCGAGTGTGTGCTGCCTCTGTGAAAAGAAAacggagacaaaaaaaaactcgtAAGGACGATCACATGTGGAGACCTGGGCAAGAGAAATCGCTTGAAAGTAGCCTAAAGTTTGAGATAATGAAAGATAAAAATGAATCTGAGGAAGGAACATACACAGAGCATGTCACACAAGCAAACCAAAACTTGGTGCAAAAATCAGTAGGGTATCTAAGTGCTGAAGAAGATCTTGAGAACGTTCAGATGGGAGTCATTTCAGATTCATCGCAAATGTCTTCAACGTCTGGTGAAGAAGACAATTTGTCAGAAAACCTGGTGATGTCTCACTCCACCAAAGACAATATCATTgagccaacaatagacagaacATTGCAAAACACAAGCACCTCAGCAGCCACACCCCACCAAGACCTGTCACAGTTAGACAGTGTAGAGTCTGATGAGCTTGAAGACGATGTCAAGTTCTTCTCCATTCACAGTTTGGATTCTGAAAGCTATCTGTCAGCTACTGAATCAGTGGAGGAACTTCAACATCTTCTCGTGGAACACCAACAATTGCAAAGCTCATCATCTCTGACAGAAAACAGCTCTCTATTCAATCTGACTGAGAATACCAAAGCAGACACTACGCAGGACAGAGAAGTGCATTCTTGTGCTAGCACTCTCTCATGCAATGTAATAGCTACCAACGCTAAAGGTCATGAAAGTGCTGATGTTCAGCCCACCCTGACATTTCCATCTGTTGGCCAAAGTGCTGACAAAATGCCAGATGACAACTCCACATGTGATAacgacacacacagcacgctGCCCCCGAATACACCTGGAGTCCAAAAACATGAAGTTAATCTTTCAGCATCTGATTGCTCTTCAGGAGATCAGCTTCTCCCCATTCCTGATTTAACTGTAACATTCTGCTCTGTGGCCGACAGCCCTGAAACATATGCCGAAACCGTGGGCCACATTCGACCTGTGTATGCCATTTCCGCTTTTTGGGATGAAATGGAAAAATTGACGATACATGACATTTTGCAGCTCAGGATGGGTAGAAGCACCCCTCCCAGGGAAACACAAGAAACAGTGACACCAAGCGTAGACGATCACAGCTCTTTGATTAACACTGCGGagtataatttttttaatggtgGTCTGATGGATACATCTGACACTGCTGACTCAGACTATTTCACACAGCCTGACGAATCCAAGCCAGATCGCTCAAGCTGTGAGTTATCCACCTCCGATTTTGAAGAAGAGTACTGGCAGTTTCTTGGCGCCAGTAGGAACCCCAGTCCTGACCCTCAAAGCAAAAAACAACGAAGCACAAGTGACTCTCCTTTCTTAGCACATGAGGAAGAGGACTCCACAGGCTCTGAAGGAAAGGAGACACCTGTGCCTTTAGAGGACTTCACAAGTAAATGTTTTGAGGATCAGGACTCAAATGCTTTCATTTCAAGCGAACTTGCATGGCCGAGACAGATAACAAAAAGCAAAAGCATGCACAACGTACAAGCTCTCAACACAGAGGATTTATCTTTGCAGTTGCTACTTGGGAATGATGAGAGCAGTCTGTTGCTCAGCAGCTGTCCATCTCTGGAGGAAAATGTGGTTTTAAAAGCGAGCGACAGTGTTGGAACACTGATACCTGCACCTTTTCTGGATGAACATTATCAAGTATCCTTCCCTGAAATGTTTGAATACTTACTCAGAGAGAATAAAACAAATGGGGACTCGCGGTGCGTCACCTTCTATGAACCAGAAGACATCTCACTGGCTCCTGTGTTTGACTACACTCTTTGTACATTCAGGGATGAAATGTCATTCTTTTCCCTTCATGATTGCCAGCGCAGTGATGAGAGACCCATACCCATTTTCTCCTGTTCTCATCCCACTGTCAGAGAACTCACATTCCCACATCTGAACTATGTTTTCTTCTGCAAGGAGGAGGACGACATCTCTCCAATCAGAGTTGTGTCTGGCTCTTTCATCCAGGGCAGTGATTGTGGGGCAGCAGCCCCACATGGATTTCATAGCTGGCAAAGTTTGATAAGGAAGATTCACTTTCCCGACAAAGGTAGCATCTGGTGCAGGAGATCTGGTGCCTGGGTGTTCCCAGTTGAGGCTGAGAAGATCACCATGAAGAGTGCGGATCCACCAATAACAGTGCTCACTGAGAGGAGAGTCACTTCAACGCCTTCTCAGTTGTTTAGAGAGCTAGCAGTGCAGCAGAGGGTTTGGGAAGCTATACAGACAACAA GACGAGAGGGCATCTTCTCCACACTGAAGCAGTCAGATATGTGTTTGGTCTGCATTGCTTTTGCCTCCTGGGTGTTAAAATCCTCTGATCCGGATACTGCTGATGCCTGGAAAGCAG CTCTGCTAGCAAATGTGAGCGCGCTGTCGGCTATCCAGTACCTGCGGCAgtatgtgaagaagaagaatCCTTCTTAA